A window from Verrucomicrobiia bacterium encodes these proteins:
- the yidC gene encoding membrane protein insertase YidC gives MDKKSLLVILICAGLILVWGPLVQHIWPPKPLPPGTVTATNEALAVSPPTPELRPSTATPSPQLPSVYEKARTAARLENDYVDYEIVTEGSGIRQALLKKHRGEEEKRVALNALGRGPILQTWNTGTNQVPDLSSGNLLMASSNQVLLETELQSGLKLRKQITLTGDYTARAEFKFLNITPNSVTVPDFYINCGTTFPIHKNDLPLYIGWDWFDGDKSTHERITAFNKGSFLFITFREARSVIDKMHSIQWLTSRNQFFVTLLESKKVPFLGYRAEEVDLPRFEPQQSQIPKGAQIWGLMPGFSLPSTGEKNLSLELYTGPREYQRLVKLGGQKQLVMDFGLWSWVSVTLLNTMNFLHRFVHNYGVAIILMVLLIKGIFWPLQSKANRTMKQMQVLGPKLKELQTKYKDQPQKAQIEMMQIYRTYGINPMGGCLPMLVQIPVFFGFYAMLRSAVELRDAHFLWIQDLSQPDTVAHLLGFPINPLPLVMGATSFWQTSIMPNTGMDKGQAAIMKLMPLMFVVFCYNYASALALYWTVQNLVSVYQTYHNMAKPPPELKKTHRPKSRWQAMMEMARQQAEMKKNRLKK, from the coding sequence ATGGATAAAAAATCTTTGTTAGTTATTTTAATTTGTGCGGGTCTTATTTTGGTTTGGGGGCCTTTGGTTCAACATATTTGGCCCCCGAAACCACTCCCGCCTGGAACTGTTACGGCTACTAATGAGGCCCTCGCTGTGTCGCCTCCTACGCCAGAACTTCGTCCTTCTACTGCAACACCGAGTCCGCAACTTCCTTCTGTTTATGAAAAAGCGCGCACAGCGGCCCGTTTAGAAAATGATTATGTGGATTACGAAATCGTGACGGAAGGATCAGGAATTCGACAAGCGTTATTAAAAAAACATCGTGGTGAAGAAGAGAAACGCGTGGCATTAAATGCTTTAGGTCGAGGGCCTATTTTACAAACCTGGAACACGGGCACGAACCAAGTACCGGATCTTTCTTCAGGCAATCTTTTAATGGCTTCTTCTAATCAAGTTTTGCTGGAAACCGAACTTCAGTCCGGACTCAAACTTCGCAAGCAAATCACGCTGACGGGGGATTATACGGCCAGGGCAGAATTTAAGTTTTTAAATATCACTCCGAATTCGGTAACCGTTCCGGATTTTTATATTAATTGTGGCACGACTTTTCCGATTCATAAAAATGATCTGCCGCTTTATATTGGTTGGGACTGGTTCGATGGCGACAAATCAACCCATGAAAGGATCACAGCTTTTAATAAAGGTAGTTTCCTTTTTATCACTTTTCGCGAGGCGCGTTCTGTCATTGACAAAATGCATTCCATACAATGGCTTACCAGCCGTAATCAATTTTTTGTTACTTTGTTAGAGTCGAAAAAGGTTCCATTTTTAGGTTATCGTGCTGAAGAGGTGGATTTGCCGCGATTTGAGCCGCAACAAAGTCAGATTCCCAAGGGCGCCCAAATTTGGGGGCTTATGCCGGGGTTTAGCTTGCCTTCAACAGGGGAAAAGAATTTGTCTCTCGAACTTTATACCGGGCCCCGAGAGTATCAACGTTTAGTTAAGTTAGGTGGCCAAAAACAGTTAGTAATGGATTTTGGACTTTGGTCATGGGTAAGTGTCACGTTATTGAACACGATGAATTTTTTACATCGCTTTGTTCATAATTATGGGGTTGCGATTATTTTGATGGTGCTTTTGATCAAAGGCATTTTTTGGCCGCTTCAATCGAAAGCCAATCGCACGATGAAACAGATGCAAGTGCTGGGGCCGAAGCTCAAGGAGTTGCAGACAAAATACAAGGATCAACCGCAAAAAGCTCAAATAGAAATGATGCAAATCTATCGCACTTATGGCATCAATCCGATGGGAGGGTGTCTCCCTATGCTCGTCCAGATTCCTGTCTTTTTTGGTTTTTATGCCATGTTACGAAGCGCTGTAGAGCTTCGGGACGCGCATTTTCTGTGGATTCAAGACCTTTCTCAGCCAGATACAGTTGCTCACCTACTTGGATTTCCTATTAATCCGTTGCCTTTGGTTATGGGCGCAACCTCTTTTTGGCAAACGAGTATCATGCCCAATACTGGCATGGATAAAGGGCAGGCTGCTATCATGAAACTAATGCCGCTAATGTTTGTTGTGTTCTGTTATAATTATGCTTCGGCGCTTGCGCTTTATTGGACGGTGCAAAATCTTGTGAGCGTTTATCAAACTTACCACAACATGGCGAAACCTCCGCCAGAACTCAAAAAAACTCATCGCCCTAAAAGTCGATGGCAAGCGATGATGGAAATGGCTCGACAACAGGCTGAGATGAAAAAGAACCGTTTAAAAAAATAA
- the yidD gene encoding membrane protein insertion efficiency factor YidD has product MKALALALLQGYRYAISPVLRACLGSGCGCRHEPSCSIYAQQAIERFGFWRGGYLAVDRLFRCHPWGTTGYDPVPETFLTSSKHHG; this is encoded by the coding sequence ATGAAAGCTTTGGCGCTCGCTTTGTTGCAGGGCTATCGTTATGCCATTTCTCCGGTTTTAAGAGCTTGTTTAGGATCGGGTTGCGGTTGTCGTCATGAGCCGAGTTGTTCGATTTATGCGCAGCAGGCGATTGAAAGATTTGGATTTTGGCGAGGCGGCTATTTGGCGGTGGATCGACTTTTTCGTTGCCATCCTTGGGGCACTACGGGTTACGATCCTGTGCCGGAAACATTTTTAACGAGTTCGAAGCATCATGGATAA
- a CDS encoding FKBP-type peptidyl-prolyl cis-trans isomerase, protein MMSDKNSQESVKLETADEQASYSIGVDIGRNLKRSTEGLTLSELQAGLQDGFQSETNLMTDEAMQKVIMNYRTELIARRQAKQKIQATNNLAKAEAFLKENAKKEGIVTLPSGLQYQVLKEGTGPKPASTNVVTTEYVGTLIDGTEFDSSIKRGEPATFPVSGVIRGWTEALQLMKVGSKWKLFIPPNLAYGESGAGDKIEPNSALIFEVELLDIKGQEKDQNKDQKESKKQK, encoded by the coding sequence ATGATGTCTGATAAAAATTCTCAAGAATCTGTCAAACTTGAAACAGCGGATGAACAAGCCAGCTACAGTATTGGCGTGGATATTGGAAGAAATTTAAAACGTTCCACAGAAGGTCTTACTCTTTCGGAGTTGCAAGCTGGATTGCAAGATGGATTTCAGAGTGAAACCAATTTAATGACCGATGAAGCGATGCAGAAAGTTATTATGAATTATCGCACGGAATTAATTGCCCGTCGCCAAGCTAAACAAAAAATACAGGCTACTAACAACCTAGCTAAAGCCGAAGCTTTTCTTAAAGAAAACGCCAAAAAAGAAGGCATTGTGACTTTACCAAGCGGCTTGCAATATCAAGTTCTCAAAGAAGGCACAGGACCTAAACCTGCATCAACTAATGTAGTAACAACCGAATATGTTGGCACATTGATTGATGGAACAGAGTTTGATAGCTCAATCAAACGCGGCGAACCTGCTACCTTCCCTGTTTCTGGTGTGATTCGTGGCTGGACAGAAGCTCTTCAACTCATGAAGGTTGGCTCCAAATGGAAGCTCTTTATCCCTCCCAATCTGGCTTATGGCGAAAGCGGTGCCGGTGATAAGATTGAACCCAACTCTGCTCTCATTTTTGAAGTGGAACTCTTAGATATTAAAGGTCAAGAAAAAGACCAAAACAAAGATCAAAAAGAGAGTAAAAAACAAAAGTAG